A region of the Falco peregrinus isolate bFalPer1 chromosome 19, bFalPer1.pri, whole genome shotgun sequence genome:
GAGGGGAGCGGCCCAGGGAGCCTCAGGGAGCCCCGCTCCAtccccaggcacctgcagctTCCACATGGACACCTGCCCGGGGCCTCCCCGCGCtcatccccagccctgcagcaaaaTCAAACGGGAGCTGAGCCCCGGGGCTGGAAATCAAGTCAAATGTCACCCACACTGGGCTGTCTCAGGATGTCGGACCACGACGGTCATTTCCTGCCGGGAAGCAGCCAACAAGCCCACCCTGAGCTCCGCGCCGCCGCGGCTTGGCTCTGCCAGAGGCACGTGAGCTGCCGAGCTGAGAGGATCGCCACGCTCCCCGAGCAGCCCTTCTGCGCAGCCCTTCAGCTCTGCCGCCGGTGAGCCACCGCCTCTCCCCCCCTGCCCGCACCCGTCTGCCCCCTCTCCCACCCGCCTCTCTCAGGACCCGCAGCCTGGTGAGGGTGGGAGGCTGAGCAGCCATGGGGACAGGGGTCTCCAGCCCCGGGGGGCTcgctctcctctcctccttggTTTCAGGAGCGGGTGGGTGGGTGCCGTTTGCCACAGGGCTGATGCTCTTCTGGGGGATGCCTGGCTGTGGTGCTCCCCGGCTCGCTGGGCACCGAGTGCCACGGAACGCCCCAGCGACATGGCACGCTCCTCCGGCTCTCCCGGGGGAACGGCTGGTCTTATGAGCTCTTCTAGCAGCACGAGGCTGGATGGGCTCCACGGTGTCTTCACCGTGCggatgcagctgtgctggcatcAGAGCTCTTACCCTTGGGGCAATAAAAGGATGTTAAGGTCAACTGCATTTCCCCTAAGTTTATAATTTTGTCACCTACCTGGAAGTCCCGACGGCTCCCAGAAACGCAGCTGTGAGACCGGCAGAGCAAGGGCTGGGTTTATGAAGCGACTGCACAGCAAGGGCTCGGGTGGGGGACGAGGGCTTCCCTGCTAGTGCTGGGTCCAGCAGCCGTGGTCACCGTCGCATTTAATGGTCCGGTGCCTGCCCATGCCCCGGCCACCTCGCAGCCATTTGCTGGGGGTCAGGGGTCCCACAGGCTCGGTGGCAGCAGGACCTGAGCTCCGGAGCACGAGCTTTGATGGGGGCAGCTCCCCCCTGAACGTTGCTGCACTCCTGGGTTGTCAGCTCCGTTCCTGCAGTGACCGACGTTGCTGCAGGCATCTCACTTGTCCTTCGTCCCTCCCCTCCGTTggtccccagcactgcctggccctggccctggctgggggacaggggacagccACCACCTGGGAGCACGTGTGGGTGCACGGGCGGCTGGTGTTTGTGGCTTGCATGTTGTCTGGGACGTCAGGTTATTACCTGATGGGGATACGGCACCTTTTGAGGGTTGATGTAAGAAGTCACCATAGAAGTAaaaactggattaaaaaaatatgcattggGGTATTTTCAGAGCCTCCTGCGAGGGCTCAgtgctttccctttccttgcaGCTACCAGGATGGCTGAGGTGACCACTGCCCTCATCGAGACGCACACTCTCCTGAACGAGTACAGGGACTACCACAACTGGACCGAGCTGTTCCACCTCCTGAACTACACCTACACCTTCTGCGAGTTCAGCCTGGATGAGAATGTCAAGAGGGTGGTCCTCTTCATTCTTTACCTGGTCATCTTTGTGGTGGGCTTGGTGGAGAACCTCCTTGTTATCTGGGTCAACTGGCAGACACGGGGCAACAAGAGCTTGGTCAACCTCTACATCATCAACATGGCCATTGCTGACCTCGGAGTGCTGCTCTCGCTGCCCATCTGGATGCTGGAGGTGATGCTGGATTACACCTGGCTCTGGGGCAGCTTCCTCTGCCGCTTCACGCACTACTTCTACTTTGCCAACATGTATGCCAGCATCTTCTTCCTCACCTGCCTGAGCGTGGATCGCTACGTGTCTCTGACCAGCTCCTCCCTCTTCTGGCGTAAGCACCAGCACCGCGCACGCCGCATCATCTGCGCCTGCAGCTGGGTCTTGGCAGCAGCGATCCCATTCCTGGAGGTTGCTCACATGCAGCTGGTCAATACCGGAGAGCCCATCTGCATCTTCATGGCCCCCTTCGAGACCTATGACGAGTGGGCGCTGGCAGTTAGCTTGGCCACCACCACCATTGGCTTCCTCATCCCCTTCCCCATCATCACTGTTTTCAACATCCTGACAGCCATGTTCATCAAGAGCGCCAAGCCAGAGAGCAAGAAGCACTGTCTGCTCATCTACGCCTATATCATCGTGTTCCTCATCAGCTGGCTGCCCTTCCACATCATGCTCACCCTGCTCACCCTCGACGGCAATCACATCATCCTCCACTGCACCTTTGCCCACTTCCTCTACTTCTTCTACGACATCATAGACTGCTTCACCCTGCTCCACTGCGTGATTAACCCAATCCTCTACAACTTCTTGAGCAAAAACTTCCGCAGCAAGCTCATCTCCGCCGTGGTCAAGTACATCCCCAAAGACCAAGGCAGCCAGAAGGGCGCAGGCAATTCCTCCTCCACCACACAGCACTCCATAGTCATCGCAAAGGACAACAACCCTCCCAACTAAGGGGGATCGGACTCTCCCACTCATCACTGGCGAGTGGttgtggggcaggggcagctccCTGCGCTCACTGAGGTCAGTGAGATTGTTTTTCCTGGTGATGAGCAGAcactttgcttttaaacaagACTTCTCGGCGGGCCACCTCCTGTGCTCtgaaggcagggctgggtgccaAACGTGAAACGAGACGGTGTGGGGAGCTACAGGCACCTTGCCTCTGATGTCCTGCCGTAGCGGATCTATTTAGCTAAAGAAAGAATAAGAGAAAGAGatatttcctgttttccaagAGAAACGCTTGCAGTAATAAAGCGCGTTGCTTGGAGGTCTGAACACAAACCTGGCCCCTGGGACCCAACCCCCCTACCACCCCTgagccgtggggctgggggcgtGCAAATCTTTCCCTGGACAGGATTTTCTGCACCCCCCGACTGTCACACACAAGCCCCGTCGCTGCAGAGGTGCCCGGCAAatgctgcccctctgctgcgATGCCACCCCgagcaggagaggggaaatCCATCCCTTTGGAACACAAACCGCTCCTCCCCGTGCCTGGCAAACGGCTGGAAGCCTGATTTTAGTGAAATGAAGGCAACGTGAGCCCGAGAGGCATGACACACACCTGAGCTTTAGGGAGGGGAGGATCGATTCGAAATTAGCGACTCATTGAGAGCAATTTTGCAAACCCAGTGGTAAATGAGCATTGGTGAAAACTGGGTTTGACTGGGCACGGCTGCTTCCAAACGTGACCGGTGGCAACAGAGGTGGGGTTCCCAGCTTGTGTTTTGCGGCGGGAGACCCATCCCATCAATCCCAGCCTCCTTTAGAGCATCTCCTGGTGGGTTTCTAAGGACACTGGTTGTGTTTCTAAACGTCGGCAGCCTCCGGCAGCCCTTCACGCCCACTCTCTTTCAATCAAAGTCATGCTGAAGCGTGCCCCGTGGGAACACGTAGGTGTGCAGAAACCCTCGGAGCCGGAGCACGGGCTGGACTTGTGGCGGTGTAAGAAACTGGAGCATCCGGAGAAAGTTCATCGTTGTCTGGATTCTGCTAAGTCATGTGCTGCAGGTCAAGCCTTCAGCGGGGGAAGGTGAAAGAGCGACAGTCACTGGGAGCCCATAAATCTACCAGTGGCCTTGAGCTGCtcaagaaacacatttttgaaaaagcaaagcataagCAAATCTCGGGACAGGATGCTTGCAGCACCGAGCagtgggaggggagcaggatgTCCTGGGCTGCGGGAGAAGCCGGGGCTGACACGGACCCTCGGTTATCGTGGGACTGGCTGGGGACAGCGCTGCTATTTACAGGGGTCCTGTGAGGGGTAAATCACTAAATGCCTCAGGGCTCCTTGTGCACAGAGATGCTCCTCCTCACTACCAGGGGATACCAGCCTTGGCAGAAGAAGCTGAACCTGTCCCTTACACAGAAATACTTTGTGccgcagctggggaggaggccAGTCCCCTCGGACCTGTCCAGGGCAGCAACTCATGGCTCTTCTCAGTTGCTACTTACAGATTCACAACTCGTAGAGCTGCTCGGACTGTAAGCCCTCCGGGGCGAAGGCTGTCCTTCGCCATCTGCACCGGCGTGGGAGCTCAGTGCCTTTGTCCCTGTCACCCTCCCGGGCACGCGTGCACAGTGAAGCCGCGCAGCCCCAACGCCGGCCGGTGAACGCAAAGGCGGCCTCGCACCGCACGACCCCCGATCCCCGATCTGCCCCAGGGCTTCCTCTTGCCCACACCCTGCCATTTGCTATGAAAAAATGGAAGATAATGCACTGCAACAAGACACTTGATGTGTGACATAACCAGGGCAACAACATATTAAATGTCAAGTTACTGAAACATGTAAAACTTGGTATTTGGcttaataaatttttttttttctaatgtatcTGCAACTTTGTTCATAGACCTCAGGGCCAGAGTGGCCTCAAATAAACCCTTACAGAGCCCCACGCAGCAACCTGGGTGTGAAACCCAGCAAGTCCTTTAGCTGGGGCTCTCAGCCCCCCTGTGAAGCCCTCGCCACCCAAGGGTGGCCTGGCCCAGCCATGGGCTCCTTTAGCAATTACTGGCCCCATACCGCCGGACCATCTACCCAGTGTGACTTTCCAGTGCCCGCTGCTGGTCGCCAGCTCAGCGACGGTGACCTGCCCCACCAGGTAAGCTCTGCCCAAGCTGCTCCAGCGGTGACCGAGACCAGTGGCCCCGGCTGATGGC
Encoded here:
- the GPR182 gene encoding G-protein coupled receptor 182, whose product is MAEVTTALIETHTLLNEYRDYHNWTELFHLLNYTYTFCEFSLDENVKRVVLFILYLVIFVVGLVENLLVIWVNWQTRGNKSLVNLYIINMAIADLGVLLSLPIWMLEVMLDYTWLWGSFLCRFTHYFYFANMYASIFFLTCLSVDRYVSLTSSSLFWRKHQHRARRIICACSWVLAAAIPFLEVAHMQLVNTGEPICIFMAPFETYDEWALAVSLATTTIGFLIPFPIITVFNILTAMFIKSAKPESKKHCLLIYAYIIVFLISWLPFHIMLTLLTLDGNHIILHCTFAHFLYFFYDIIDCFTLLHCVINPILYNFLSKNFRSKLISAVVKYIPKDQGSQKGAGNSSSTTQHSIVIAKDNNPPN